From the genome of Neomonachus schauinslandi chromosome 5, ASM220157v2, whole genome shotgun sequence, one region includes:
- the MED21 gene encoding mediator of RNA polymerase II transcription subunit 21 — protein sequence MADRLTQLQDAVNSLADQFCNAIGVLQQCGPPASFSNIQTAINKDQPANPTEEYAQLFAALIARTAKDIDVLIDSLPSEESTAALQAASLYKLEEENHEAATCLEDVVYRGDMLLEKIQSALADIAQSQLKTRSGTHSQSLPDS from the exons ATGGCCGACCGGCTCACACAGCTGCAGGACGCGGTGAACTCG CTTGCAGATCAGTTTTGTAATGCCATTGGAGTGTTGCAGCAGTGTGGTCCTCCTGCTTCTTTTAGTAATATTCAGACAGCAATTAACAAAGATCAGCCCGCTAATCCTACAGAAG AATATGCCCAGCTTTTTGCAGCACTGATTGCACGAACAGCAAAAGACATTGATGTTTTGATAGATTCATTACCCAGTGAAGAATCTACAGCTGCCTTACAG GCTGCTAGCTTGTATAAGCTGGAAGAAGAAAACCACGAAGCTGCTACATGTCTGGAGGATGTTGTTTATCGAGGGGACATGCTTCTGGAAAAGATACAAAGTGCACTTGCTGATATTGCGCAGTCACAACTGAAGACAAGGAGTGGTACCCATAGCCAGTCTCTTCCAGACTCATAG